One Xyrauchen texanus isolate HMW12.3.18 chromosome 2, RBS_HiC_50CHRs, whole genome shotgun sequence genomic window carries:
- the cct7 gene encoding T-complex protein 1 subunit eta, with protein sequence MMPTPVILLKEGTDSSQGIPQLVSNINACQVVAEAVRTTLGPRGMDKLVVDNRGKATISNDGATILKLLDVVHPAAKTLVDIARSQDAEVGDGTTSVTLLAAEFLKQLKTYVEEGLHPQTIIRAFRLATHLAVKKIKEIAVTIKKEDKQEQRSLLEKCAATALNSKLIAGQKEFFSKMVVDAVMMLDDLLPLKMIGVKKVQGGALEESQLVAGVAFKKTFSYAGFEMQPKHYVNPKIALLNIELELKAEKDNAEVRVNSVEDYQAIVDAEWNILYDKLEKIYKSGAKVVLSKLPIGDVATQYFADRDLFCAGRVVEEDLKRTMMACGGSIQTSVGALTDDVLGQCELFEEVQVGGERYNVFKGCPKAKTCTIILRGGAEQFMEETERSLHDAIMIVRRAIKNDSIVAGGGAIEMELSKYLRDYSRTIPGKQQLLIGAYAKALEIIPRQLCDNAGFDATNILNKLRAKHAQGGMWYGVDVNNEDIADNYLACVWEPSIVRINALTAASEAACLILSVDETIKNPRAGDAPSAPAGRGRGRPRAH encoded by the exons atgatg CCTACTCCAGTCATCCTCCTGAAGGAGGGCACAGACTCCTCTCAGGGTATCCCGCAGCTCGTCAGCAACATCAATGCCTGCCAGGTCGTGGCAGAGGCCGTGCGGACCACCCTTGGACCCCGCGGCATGGACAAGCTTGTGGTGGACAACAGAG GCAAAGCCACTATTTCTAATGATGGAGCCACTATTCTGAAACTTTTGGATGTTGTACACCCTGCAGCCAAGACTCTGGTAGACATTGCAAGGTCACAAGATGCAGAA GTTGGAGATGGCACCACCTCAGTGACTCTGCTTGCTGCAGAGTTTCTGAAGCAGTTGAAGACATATGTGGAGGAGGGGCTTCACCCCCAGACCATCATCAGAGCGTTCCGCCTTGCCACCCATCTTGCTGTTAAAAAGATCAAAGAAATCGCTGTTACGATCAAGAAGGAGGACAAGCA GGAACAAAGGAGTCTATTGGAGAAGTGTGCCGCTACAGCACTGAACTCAAAGCTGATTGCTGGGCAGAAGGAGTTCTTTTCCAAGATGGTGGTGGATGCAGTGATGATGCTGGATGATCTGCTGCCTCTGAAGATGATTGGAGTGAAGAAGGTGCAGGGTGGAGCTCTGGAG GAATCTCAACTGGTGGCTGGTGTGGCTTTTAAGAAGACCTTCTCCTATGCTGGTTTTGAGATGCAGCCCAAGCATTATGTGAACCCCAAGATTGCTCTGCTCAATATTGAGCTGGAGTTGAAGGCAGAGAAGGACAACGCAGAGGTCCGCGTCAACTCTGTGGAG GACTATCAGGCCATTGTAGATGCTGAATGGAATATCCTTTATGATAAGTTGGAAAAGATCTACAAATCTGGAGCTAAAGTAGTACTGTCCAAGCTGCCCATCGGAGACGTGGCCACGCAGTACTTTGCAGACAGAGATCTTTTCTGTGCAGGTCGTGTAGTGGAGGAAGACCTCAAGAGAACTATGATG GCCTGTGGTGGCTCTATTCAGACCAGTGTTGGTGCCCTGACTGACGATGTGCTTGGACAGTGTGAACTCTTTGAAGAAGTGCAGGTTGGAGGAGAGAG ATACAATGTCTTTAAAGGCTGCCCGAAGGCGAAGACCTGCACCATCATACTAAGAGGCGGGGCTGAGCAGTTCATGGAGGAGACCGAGCGCTCGTTGCATGATGCCATCATGATTGTACGCAGGGCTATTAAG AATGACTCCATTGTTGCTGGAGGTGGAGCTATAGAGATGGAGCTGTCAAAGTATCTGAGGGATTACTCGAGAACAATTCCAGGGAAGCAGCAGTTACTGATCGGAGCCTATGCCAAAGCCCTGGAGATCATTCCCAGACAGCTGTGTGACAACGCAGGCTTTGATGCGACCAATATCCTTAACAAACTGAGGGCCAAGCATGCACAG GGTGGTATGTGGTATGGTGTGGACGTGAATAATGAAGACATTGCAGATAACTACCTGGCGTGCGTATGGGAGCCCTCTATTGTACGTATCAATGCCCTGACCGCTGCCTCTGAGGCTGCATGCCTCATCCTTTCAGTGGACGAGACCATTAAGAACCCTCGCGCCGGTGACGCTCCATCTGCGCCTGCTGGCAGAGGTCGTGGAAGACCACGTGCCCACTAA